In the Acidobacteriota bacterium genome, CCAAAAAAATTATCGAAGAACATCAAGGGACGATTGATGTGCAAAGCGAGATTGGACTCGGCACCACCTTCAGTGTGAAACTTGAAGCAGCGAAAGATAAGGACTGAGGACTGAGGACTCAGGACTGAGCGGAAAATAAATTTTCGGACGAGGTTTCATTGAGGATGGATCAAGCGATTACTCAGTCCTCAGCCCTCAGTCCTCATTACTGGAGAAGGGAATGGCAAGGAATAAAGTTTTAGTTGTTGATGACGAAAAGAATCAGCGCGAAATTTATATGATGATTCTGGAAGACGCGGGTTATCAGGTGACCACAGCGCAAAGCGGCGAACAAGCCGTCAAGTTTGCCCGCGAAAATAAATTTGATCTGGTGCTCACCGATTACAAAATGACCGGCATGGATGGGGTGCAGTTGGTCAATGAACTTTATGACCTTGACCCGTCGATTATCGTCGTGATGATGACCGCGCATGGCACCGTCGAATCCGTCAAAAGCGCCATGCGCGCGGGCGTCTATGATTATCTCGAAAAGCCTGTTGATCAGGAGCAATTGTTGAATGTCGTGAGAAGCGCGCTTGCCGGACTCGTTGCCATTGACGATGAAATCATCGGCGGGTCCGAAGAAATCGAGCGCGTCAAGAAGATGATTTTGAAAGTTGCCGGTTCGACCTCGACCGTGTTGATTCGCGGCGAATCGGGTTCCGGTAAAGAACTCGTCGCCCGCGCCATTCATAAAGCCAGTCCGCGCCGCAATGAAATTTTTCAGGCGGTCAACTGCGCCGCAATCAATGAAAACCTCTTGGAATCGGAACTCTTCGGACATGAGAAGGGGTCGTTTACCGGCGCGCATACGCAAAAGAAAGGACAGTTTGAAATTGCCGACAGAGGCACGTTGTTTTTGGATGAAATCGGCGATTTGAGTGTGCCGATGCAGGCAAAAATTTTGCGCGCCTTGCAGGAACGCGAAATCATGCGGGTCGGCGGTACGCGCCCCATTAAAGTCGATGTGCGGGTGATTGCCGCGACCAATCGCGACCTCGAAGCAATGGTTAAAGACGGGCGCTTTCGCGAAGATTTGTATTATCGGTTGAATATCATTCCGATTAATTTGCCGCCGCTTCGCAATCGCCGCGCCGATATTCCTCTGCTCATAGATTTTTTCATCGCCAAACACAGTCGCAACGCGCAACGGCGCATTAAAGGCATTACCGCTTCGGCAAAAAATGTTTTGATGAATTATTCGTGGCCCGGCAATGTGCGCCAACTCGATTCGGCAATCGAACGGGCAATTCTGCTTTGCGAAGGCGATGAAATCACCGTCGAAGATTTGCCGCTTGAAATTCGTCAGGAAGGCACACCCGCCGGTAATTTCAATTTCAAACTGCCACCCGAAGGCATCTCGTTTGAGGAACTCGAACGCTCGCTGATTACCCAGGCGATGGAACAGACCGGCTGGAATATCACCCGCGCCGCCAAACTCCTGGGATTATCGTTTCGCACCCTGCAATATCGTCTGGAAAAATTCGATATGAAAAAACCGACATCGGAATAAATGCGAGGGGTAACGCCTGTTAGTGGCGTGCAGTATTTGGTCATCGTCGGTTTGCCGCATAGCCGCCAGCAGTTTGATAACTTGTCACTGCACAGCGGTATAAAGCGTTTGAAGTCGCGTTGAGTTCATGTTAGCGTGTGCTGCGTTGTTTTCGCTTCCCGTGATCACTTTGCGATTCGATTTGAAAGGTGCCCAGCCTGCAATGCTAAAAAAATTCATTTCGCTACTCGTTTTCTATCTTGTCCTCTCCTGTCTGGTTTTTGCGCAGGAGATTGCGCCCCCCAAGCTTGAACCAAAGCCGACAACCGAAAAGCATGATGCCTTGATTCGCGATGGTATCGCTTTACATGACAAAGGAAATTTTGACGGCGCGATTGCCAAATATCAGGAGGTCTTAACGGAAAATTCCGAAGATGTGCTGGCTCTTTACGAACTTGGCTATTCCTATTTCGCCAAAAGCGATTATAAAAAAAGCCTTGAAATAGCTTATAAAGGCACACAGTACAAATCGAAATATTTAGTCGGGTTTTACGTTCTGATCGGCAATAATCTTGATAATCTGAATGAATCCGAAAAAGCCATTAAGGTTTACCAGTCGGGGCTAAAACTCTATCCCGATAACCAACTGCTGCATTTCAATCTGGCAGTAACCCTGTTGCGTTTGAACAAAACCGACGAAGGCAAAAAGAGTTTGAAAAACGCCATGATGGCTGACCCCAATTATCGCAGCAGCCACTATTTATTGGCGCAACTGTACCATAAGGAAAATTATAAAATTCCCGCGATTCTGGCGATTTGCCGGTTTCTGGTTGTCGAACCCGACTCGCCACGTTCGGCATCTGCGCTTCAAGGGTTGCTGAGTTTACTCTCAGAGGGAGCGACAAAGGGCAAAGATAATCAAATTAATATCGTCATCAATACCGATTCCAAAAACGATGAAGGCGATTTTGGCGCTCTGCAAGGCGCGCTGGCGATTATGAGCGCCGCAAAACATCTGGATGAAAGCAAAAAGAAGAGTGAAGTACAGTTGTGGGTTGAATCGCTCACTTTGCTTCTCTCGCTGATGGATGAAGCCAAAGATGGGAAAAAACAACCGGGGTTTGCGTGGAATTATTAC is a window encoding:
- a CDS encoding sigma-54 dependent transcriptional regulator — its product is MARNKVLVVDDEKNQREIYMMILEDAGYQVTTAQSGEQAVKFARENKFDLVLTDYKMTGMDGVQLVNELYDLDPSIIVVMMTAHGTVESVKSAMRAGVYDYLEKPVDQEQLLNVVRSALAGLVAIDDEIIGGSEEIERVKKMILKVAGSTSTVLIRGESGSGKELVARAIHKASPRRNEIFQAVNCAAINENLLESELFGHEKGSFTGAHTQKKGQFEIADRGTLFLDEIGDLSVPMQAKILRALQEREIMRVGGTRPIKVDVRVIAATNRDLEAMVKDGRFREDLYYRLNIIPINLPPLRNRRADIPLLIDFFIAKHSRNAQRRIKGITASAKNVLMNYSWPGNVRQLDSAIERAILLCEGDEITVEDLPLEIRQEGTPAGNFNFKLPPEGISFEELERSLITQAMEQTGWNITRAAKLLGLSFRTLQYRLEKFDMKKPTSE
- a CDS encoding tetratricopeptide repeat protein — protein: MLKKFISLLVFYLVLSCLVFAQEIAPPKLEPKPTTEKHDALIRDGIALHDKGNFDGAIAKYQEVLTENSEDVLALYELGYSYFAKSDYKKSLEIAYKGTQYKSKYLVGFYVLIGNNLDNLNESEKAIKVYQSGLKLYPDNQLLHFNLAVTLLRLNKTDEGKKSLKNAMMADPNYRSSHYLLAQLYHKENYKIPAILAICRFLVVEPDSPRSASALQGLLSLLSEGATKGKDNQINIVINTDSKNDEGDFGALQGALAIMSAAKHLDESKKKSEVQLWVESLTLLLSLMDEAKDGKKQPGFAWNYYRPYFIEIRKRNFTEPFAYFILQSKQSPEVQKWLVQNYQKVNEFLAWSKSYQWYNGK